Proteins encoded by one window of Prevotella nigrescens:
- a CDS encoding class I SAM-dependent methyltransferase, producing the protein MEDYYKINKEAWNARTEIHLHSSFYDLNKFKREVKSVPDLDLSLLGDVREKSILHLQCHFGMDTLSLSKLGANVVGVDFSEEAIQTAKSLNEELGLNAQFCCCNIYDVPTVLQGQQFDIVYTSYGVVNWLPDLTQWGQVISQMLKDGGKFVIVEFHPVLWMFDGNFSQVRYAYSRKEPYIVEEAIYTDSETNNRQKTVTWNHGLAEVINGLLYNGLQIRSFGEYDYSPFNLFGNMTAEKNGTFKIAGKNGKVPMLFSVVASK; encoded by the coding sequence ATGGAAGATTATTATAAAATAAACAAAGAGGCATGGAATGCAAGAACAGAAATTCATCTGCATTCCTCATTTTATGATTTGAATAAATTCAAAAGAGAAGTAAAGTCTGTTCCCGACTTGGATTTGTCTTTACTGGGAGATGTTCGGGAGAAGTCTATCCTGCATCTTCAATGCCATTTCGGAATGGATACGCTTTCCTTATCAAAGTTAGGAGCTAACGTTGTTGGGGTAGATTTCTCGGAAGAAGCTATACAAACGGCAAAGTCTTTGAACGAGGAATTAGGACTGAATGCGCAATTCTGCTGCTGCAACATTTACGATGTACCTACCGTATTGCAAGGGCAACAGTTTGACATTGTATATACGTCTTATGGTGTTGTCAATTGGTTGCCCGACTTAACCCAATGGGGACAGGTGATTTCACAAATGCTGAAAGACGGAGGGAAGTTCGTTATCGTGGAATTTCACCCCGTATTGTGGATGTTCGATGGAAACTTTTCTCAAGTCCGATATGCTTATTCACGCAAAGAGCCTTACATAGTGGAAGAAGCCATTTATACGGATTCAGAAACCAATAATCGGCAAAAGACCGTTACATGGAACCACGGACTGGCTGAAGTTATTAATGGCTTGCTCTATAACGGCTTGCAGATACGGTCTTTTGGAGAGTATGATTATTCGCCCTTCAACCTATTTGGAAATATGACTGCCGAAAAGAACGGAACGTTCAAAATCGCAGGAAAGAATGGCAAGGTACCGATGCTGTTTTCTGTTGTCGCCTCGAAATAA
- a CDS encoding GIN domain-containing protein — protein sequence MKRLIFCCAILLGAMNSCATKPREKRNDITVTASTAIITQSYNVKGFGGIDIGMVGNVEYVQGDTYSVSITAPANIIASTEVNNKNGLLSIHWKKGTKHKDKDECKKTPIIRITSPRMDIINMYGVNDFKARNMKGGDMKIDLSGVNSLHIDNLSGKSLTLNMSGVVDGKININAPKVKFDGTGVIDMKSSVCSDDFTIANSGSGEYKVTFSGKKGRIDNTGNGDIRLKATRTDLLDIVNSGLGEFNLNFKGGEGRISNTGNGEVKANLECRRIVVTNSGFGEVTLAGTADDVQIDNQGISHVDSSKLNKY from the coding sequence ATGAAACGACTGATTTTTTGCTGTGCCATACTTCTCGGAGCGATGAACAGCTGTGCAACAAAGCCAAGAGAGAAACGCAACGACATTACCGTTACTGCTTCGACAGCCATCATTACCCAAAGCTACAACGTGAAAGGGTTTGGCGGCATTGACATTGGCATGGTAGGAAACGTGGAATACGTGCAGGGCGACACATACAGCGTCAGCATTACAGCACCCGCAAACATCATTGCAAGCACGGAGGTGAACAACAAGAACGGACTTCTCAGCATACATTGGAAGAAAGGCACAAAGCACAAGGACAAGGACGAATGCAAGAAGACACCCATCATAAGAATAACATCGCCCCGTATGGACATCATCAATATGTACGGTGTGAACGATTTCAAGGCGAGGAACATGAAAGGAGGAGACATGAAAATCGACCTTAGCGGTGTAAACTCGTTGCACATAGACAACCTTTCGGGCAAATCGCTGACACTGAACATGAGCGGTGTGGTAGATGGAAAGATAAATATAAACGCCCCGAAAGTTAAGTTTGATGGAACTGGTGTCATCGATATGAAATCGTCAGTCTGTTCCGACGACTTTACGATAGCAAACAGCGGGTCGGGCGAATATAAGGTTACGTTCAGCGGAAAGAAAGGCAGAATAGACAATACAGGCAATGGAGACATCAGGCTGAAAGCCACAAGAACCGACTTACTGGACATTGTAAATTCGGGTCTCGGCGAGTTTAATCTTAACTTTAAAGGAGGCGAAGGAAGGATTAGCAATACCGGAAACGGGGAAGTAAAGGCCAATTTGGAATGCCGGCGCATCGTGGTAACAAACTCAGGCTTCGGCGAAGTAACGCTTGCAGGTACTGCCGACGATGTCCAGATAGACAATCAAGGCATCTCACACGTAGACAGCTCCAAGCTGAACAAATATTAA
- a CDS encoding Ig-like domain-containing protein, translating into MNIQSIKKKSWKAGIFSLLLLTVFSCARMGSPDGGWYDETPPKILGTSPANGSDDVNSKKVTILFNEFVTLDNPTEKVVVSPPQLEAPEVKVNGKRITVALQDTLKPNTTYTIDFSDAIADNNEGNPLGNYTYSFSTGNHIDTMEVAGYVLEAQNLEPIKGILVGLYRNLNDTAFQHEPMMRIARTDGNGHFVIKGVAKGDYRIYALQDMDGNYKFNQASEKIAFTPEIIMPSFKPDVRQDTIWRDSLHINDIKQVPYTHFLPDDVVLSAFIQIQTNRYFLKAERKEPDHFTLFYSYGNAELPEIKGLNFNEKNAFIVEPSLNQDTITYWLRDTTLVNQDTLHMQVSYLASDSLGKLVRQTDTLEVLSKVPYEKRLKQYKEEYDKWKKQQEKNKKKGEPYQTEYPTTPLEVRIKNGTQIAPDENPTFILPSPVAVCDTSKIHLYEKVDTLWQRAKYQFGSVPGIPRQYKIVGAWNPGHEYSLELDSATFIDIYGKASRKIKQSIKVSSLDEFSTLIVSLQRMEGKNCLLQLLNESDKPIKEVVAKNNEATFYYVKPGTFYLRLIVDENDNGVWDTGLYNTRQPEAVYYYTKEIDCKAKRDVRITWNPRQTPLYLQKPAKITKQKADEKQKIKRRNYERAKKLGLEYNPKSGVAEKVKKSKKAHRK; encoded by the coding sequence ATGAACATACAAAGCATAAAGAAAAAAAGTTGGAAAGCAGGAATATTCAGTCTACTTTTACTAACCGTATTTTCGTGTGCAAGAATGGGAAGTCCTGACGGTGGTTGGTACGACGAAACACCGCCAAAAATACTTGGAACATCGCCTGCAAATGGTTCTGACGATGTAAATAGTAAGAAAGTTACCATTCTGTTTAATGAGTTTGTAACACTCGACAATCCAACCGAAAAGGTTGTTGTATCGCCACCACAATTAGAAGCACCTGAAGTAAAGGTAAATGGAAAGCGAATTACAGTGGCTTTGCAAGACACTTTAAAGCCAAACACAACTTACACCATAGATTTTTCTGACGCCATTGCCGATAATAATGAGGGAAATCCATTAGGCAATTACACTTATTCGTTCTCTACGGGCAACCATATAGACACGATGGAAGTGGCAGGATATGTGTTGGAAGCACAAAACTTAGAGCCAATAAAAGGTATATTGGTGGGACTTTACCGTAATCTTAACGATACAGCTTTCCAACACGAACCTATGATGCGCATTGCTCGTACCGATGGAAACGGACACTTTGTGATAAAAGGTGTAGCAAAAGGCGATTATCGCATCTATGCCTTACAAGACATGGACGGCAATTACAAGTTTAATCAGGCGAGCGAAAAAATAGCATTTACCCCAGAAATTATAATGCCTTCGTTTAAACCCGATGTACGACAAGACACTATTTGGCGCGATTCGCTCCATATTAACGATATAAAACAAGTGCCTTATACACACTTTCTGCCCGACGATGTGGTACTTTCAGCCTTTATCCAAATACAAACCAACCGATATTTTTTAAAGGCAGAACGCAAAGAACCCGACCATTTCACCTTGTTTTATAGTTACGGCAATGCCGAATTGCCCGAAATAAAAGGTCTGAACTTTAACGAAAAGAACGCTTTTATAGTAGAACCCAGTTTAAATCAAGACACAATAACCTACTGGCTTCGCGATACAACGCTCGTAAATCAAGATACATTGCACATGCAAGTATCTTATTTGGCAAGCGATTCGTTAGGAAAATTGGTAAGACAAACCGACACATTAGAAGTCTTGTCGAAAGTTCCTTATGAAAAGCGTTTGAAACAATACAAGGAAGAATACGACAAATGGAAAAAACAACAAGAGAAAAATAAAAAGAAAGGCGAACCTTATCAGACGGAATACCCCACGACACCATTAGAAGTAAGAATAAAAAACGGAACACAAATAGCACCCGACGAAAATCCAACCTTTATTTTACCGTCGCCAGTAGCTGTTTGCGACACGTCTAAAATACATCTTTACGAAAAGGTAGATACACTTTGGCAACGTGCTAAATATCAGTTTGGCAGTGTTCCTGGTATTCCTCGGCAATATAAAATTGTGGGCGCATGGAATCCAGGGCACGAGTACAGTCTCGAATTAGATTCTGCCACCTTTATTGATATATATGGCAAGGCATCACGAAAGATAAAACAGAGCATAAAAGTGAGTTCGCTCGACGAATTTAGTACACTAATTGTGTCGCTTCAACGAATGGAAGGCAAAAACTGTTTGCTGCAACTGCTCAACGAAAGCGATAAACCCATAAAAGAAGTAGTAGCAAAAAACAACGAAGCTACTTTCTATTATGTAAAACCAGGCACATTCTATCTGCGCCTAATAGTAGACGAGAACGATAATGGCGTTTGGGACACCGGACTTTACAATACTCGACAGCCCGAAGCTGTTTACTATTACACAAAAGAAATAGATTGTAAAGCCAAACGCGATGTGAGAATAACGTGGAATCCACGCCAAACTCCACTTTATTTGCAGAAACCGGCAAAGATAACCAAACAGAAAGCTGACGAGAAACAAAAAATAAAACGTCGAAACTACGAACGCGCCAAGAAACTCGGCTTAGAATATAACCCGAAAAGTGGTGTAGCTGAGAAAGTAAAGAAAAGTAAAAAGGCTCATCGTAAATAA
- a CDS encoding RNA polymerase sigma factor — MTETEFKQEAATARPKLVSIALRYLKNSDEAEDIVQDAMLRLWQIHAELNLPLMPIASVITRNIAIDRLRHAMPHTAISSLQAIQAEERTETDERIDRMLHIMNTLPTFQQTILHLRHIDGMEYAGIAQITGSTEAAIRQAVSRARRAVLKQYNNGK, encoded by the coding sequence ATGACCGAAACAGAGTTTAAGCAAGAAGCCGCCACCGCGCGACCGAAACTCGTCAGCATCGCCCTGCGCTATCTGAAGAACAGCGATGAGGCGGAAGACATTGTGCAAGATGCAATGTTGCGACTGTGGCAGATACATGCCGAACTCAATTTGCCGCTCATGCCCATCGCTTCCGTCATTACTCGGAACATAGCTATCGACCGCCTGCGCCATGCCATGCCACACACGGCAATAAGCAGCTTGCAAGCCATACAGGCGGAAGAACGCACGGAAACCGATGAACGCATCGACAGAATGCTCCACATTATGAACACCTTGCCTACGTTCCAGCAAACCATTCTGCATCTGCGCCACATCGACGGAATGGAATATGCCGGCATTGCACAGATTACGGGCAGTACTGAAGCTGCCATACGGCAGGCTGTCAGTCGTGCCAGACGAGCAGTTTTAAAGCAATACAACAATGGAAAATAA
- a CDS encoding PH domain-containing protein encodes MEKVYKTKIAIWLICAIIGFTVIPIIPVLVYDFSWIVVTIVALILFFALFSLFDIRYTIHNNILSVKCGMLSTTNYDINQIRKIKDTNSILAAPAASLDRIAIYFIQQKTPLIISPKDKNGFIKNLQSINPNIVYSNDK; translated from the coding sequence ATGGAAAAAGTTTATAAAACAAAAATTGCAATTTGGCTAATATGTGCCATTATAGGATTCACTGTAATTCCTATAATACCCGTATTAGTATACGATTTTTCGTGGATTGTAGTAACAATTGTAGCATTAATTCTCTTTTTTGCTCTTTTCTCTCTTTTTGATATCCGCTATACTATCCATAATAACATCCTCTCTGTTAAATGCGGTATGTTATCAACCACCAATTATGACATAAATCAAATAAGAAAAATAAAAGACACAAATTCTATTCTTGCTGCACCGGCAGCCTCGCTAGATCGAATAGCAATATATTTCATCCAACAAAAAACACCTCTTATTATTTCACCAAAAGACAAAAATGGTTTCATAAAGAATCTACAATCTATAAATCCCAATATTGTATATAGTAACGATAAATGA
- a CDS encoding TonB-dependent receptor domain-containing protein — translation MRIKKTLLTLALVWISTAINAQTTTITGELLDSLTHESEPFATIRVFKGGKMDKPVAMSVTDDDGKILQKVDGTGNFTVTISSMGRKMITRKVHLSAANPTLSLGTILVQDDEKMMKGVEVVAQKPLVKMETDKMSYDIENDVDSKSKTVLDMLRKVPMVTVDGQDNITVNGQGSFKVYVDGKPNVMFSANPSQIFKSMPASSVKSIEVVTNPGAKYDAEGVGGVLNIIMNKVNGKQQSMNGYNGSVSAMVNNFGWNGSAFVSGQQGKLTYSANVTHNHSETGKMELTTERIASDGSKMHSFQKSKIKVPFNMANFSLGYEIDSLSNIGASVGLMNYSVKNSGHPTTTFSGGMYGSGFSYGNDMMTRNENTSFNGNIDYQRFLNRDRTSNITLSYLFTTDPTTTESRNIYDPLPAGIPLTLNDLHSNSKMRGTEHTFQADYTTPLSKNQTLNAGAKFIGRRNTSDSKFYNIINGKEVFDSNNSVNYKNTQSILASYIEYKLTLGKFSAKAGARYEHTWEHVEFILGKGDDFKKNYGNLVPSASFTYNIGAAVNVGVNYNMRISRPGISFLNPYIDRSTPTVLTYGNPNLDVEKSHKVNLVFNAFTPKFMINLTLGEAFANNQIEQYSFMDANGILNTTYGNIVRSRWTNFNTFINYSLTPNTRIFLNGGFDYGDMRSDKLSQKKHAWQATAFIGLQQTLPWNVKMSIYTGGMTKRHTLQGYGNGFSMINIALAKDFFNEKLNVSLNYFTPFSGKIRQDQYSAGADFTQRTNMVISVQQVGLTLTWHFGNTKRQFQTNRTKISNDFQEKKNDSQVGGVGTGIGM, via the coding sequence ATGAGGATAAAGAAAACATTACTGACATTGGCATTGGTGTGGATAAGCACAGCTATAAATGCCCAGACAACGACAATTACAGGCGAATTGCTTGATTCGCTTACGCATGAAAGCGAACCGTTTGCTACCATTCGTGTGTTCAAAGGTGGAAAAATGGACAAGCCTGTTGCTATGTCTGTTACCGACGATGATGGTAAAATATTGCAGAAAGTGGACGGAACGGGCAACTTTACTGTTACAATCAGTTCTATGGGACGTAAGATGATAACACGAAAAGTGCACCTTAGCGCTGCAAATCCTACTTTAAGCCTTGGCACTATCTTGGTGCAAGACGATGAAAAGATGATGAAAGGTGTGGAAGTAGTAGCACAAAAGCCACTCGTAAAGATGGAAACCGACAAGATGAGCTACGATATAGAGAATGATGTGGACAGCAAATCGAAGACAGTGCTCGATATGTTGCGCAAGGTTCCGATGGTAACGGTAGACGGACAAGACAACATTACCGTGAACGGACAAGGTTCTTTCAAAGTCTATGTAGACGGAAAGCCGAACGTAATGTTCTCTGCCAATCCTTCGCAGATATTCAAATCGATGCCGGCCTCGTCGGTCAAGTCGATTGAAGTTGTTACCAACCCAGGTGCAAAGTACGATGCCGAAGGTGTCGGCGGCGTGCTTAACATCATAATGAATAAAGTTAATGGAAAGCAGCAAAGCATGAACGGCTATAATGGCAGTGTGAGTGCAATGGTAAATAACTTTGGCTGGAATGGTTCTGCATTTGTCAGTGGACAGCAAGGCAAGCTGACCTACAGTGCCAATGTAACGCACAACCATTCGGAGACGGGGAAGATGGAACTTACAACAGAGCGCATTGCTTCTGACGGCTCAAAGATGCATTCGTTTCAAAAGAGCAAGATAAAAGTGCCTTTCAACATGGCTAACTTCAGTTTGGGTTACGAGATAGACTCTTTAAGCAACATTGGTGCTTCTGTCGGGTTGATGAATTACAGTGTAAAGAATAGCGGACACCCTACAACAACTTTCTCTGGTGGTATGTATGGCAGCGGCTTCTCGTACGGCAACGATATGATGACGCGCAACGAAAACACTTCATTCAATGGAAACATAGACTATCAGCGCTTTTTAAATCGCGATAGAACAAGCAACATTACCTTGAGTTATCTCTTCACGACAGACCCTACAACAACCGAAAGTCGCAACATCTACGACCCATTGCCTGCAGGAATACCACTCACGTTGAACGATTTGCACTCCAACTCAAAGATGCGTGGCACGGAGCACACGTTCCAAGCCGACTATACGACGCCGTTGTCGAAGAACCAGACACTCAATGCAGGTGCCAAGTTCATTGGCAGAAGAAACACTTCCGACTCTAAGTTCTATAACATAATAAACGGCAAAGAGGTCTTCGACAGCAACAACAGCGTAAACTACAAGAACACACAAAGCATACTAGCATCGTACATAGAGTATAAGCTCACGCTGGGCAAGTTCAGTGCAAAGGCTGGAGCACGCTACGAACATACATGGGAGCACGTGGAATTCATACTTGGAAAGGGCGATGACTTCAAGAAGAACTATGGCAATCTGGTTCCTTCGGCAAGCTTCACTTACAACATCGGAGCTGCGGTGAATGTCGGTGTGAACTACAACATGCGCATATCGCGTCCCGGAATTTCGTTCCTCAACCCTTACATCGACCGTTCTACGCCGACAGTGCTCACTTACGGCAATCCAAACCTCGACGTGGAAAAGAGCCACAAGGTCAATCTTGTGTTCAATGCCTTTACTCCGAAGTTCATGATAAACCTTACTCTGGGCGAAGCATTTGCCAACAACCAGATAGAGCAGTATTCGTTCATGGACGCCAACGGCATATTGAACACCACCTACGGCAACATTGTGCGCAGCCGATGGACCAACTTCAACACGTTCATAAACTATTCCCTGACGCCCAATACACGCATATTCCTTAACGGTGGCTTCGATTACGGCGACATGCGTTCCGACAAGCTCAGCCAGAAGAAGCACGCCTGGCAGGCAACGGCATTCATAGGGCTGCAGCAAACCTTGCCTTGGAACGTGAAGATGAGCATATACACGGGCGGAATGACGAAGCGACACACCCTGCAGGGATACGGCAACGGCTTCAGCATGATAAACATTGCATTAGCAAAAGACTTCTTCAACGAGAAGCTGAACGTAAGCCTGAACTACTTTACGCCATTCTCCGGAAAGATAAGGCAAGACCAATACAGCGCAGGTGCCGACTTTACGCAACGCACAAACATGGTCATATCCGTTCAGCAAGTAGGTTTAACCCTTACATGGCACTTCGGCAACACCAAGAGGCAGTTCCAGACAAACAGAACCAAGATATCCAACGATTTCCAGGAAAAGAAGAACGACAGCCAGGTGGGCGGAGTTGGTACCGGAATAGGAATGTAG
- a CDS encoding GH3 auxin-responsive promoter family protein yields the protein MNLTSIVNKLYFQPRRRELERYINEGEEMQHEILQYLVKRGKDTEYGRKYLFSTINNYNDFAQNIPLNTYEELKGYIDRMRHGERNILWPGQVKWYAKSSGTTNDKSKFIPITHEGLQNVHYQGGKDVLAYYLSNNPDSKLFSGKGLILGGSHSPNYNLSNSLVGDLSAILIENINPLANLVRVPSKEVALLSDFEVKRDKIAREVLSQNVTNISGVPSWMLSVLVRVMELSGKKHLQEVWPNLEVFFHGGIAFTPYREQYEQLITKQDMHYMEIYNASEGFFGIQDDPNDKSMLLMLDYGVYYEFLPMDEFENEKPNIVPLEGVEVGRNYAMIISTVCGLWRYEIGDTIQFTSVRPYKFVITGRTKYFINAFGEELIMDNAEKGIEAACKATGAQISDYTAAPIFMDSNAKCRHQWLIEFTKMPDSISDFERILDSKLQEINSDYEAKRFHDVTLQQLEVVVARKDLFNDWLKSKGKLGGQHKIPRLSNSRKNIDEMLAMNINQ from the coding sequence ATGAATTTAACAAGCATAGTAAATAAGTTGTACTTTCAACCTCGCAGACGCGAATTGGAACGTTATATTAATGAAGGCGAGGAAATGCAACACGAAATATTACAATACTTGGTTAAGCGTGGCAAAGATACTGAATACGGTAGAAAATATTTGTTTTCTACAATAAACAATTATAACGATTTTGCACAGAATATACCTCTTAATACTTACGAAGAATTAAAAGGATATATAGATCGAATGAGGCATGGAGAACGAAATATATTATGGCCGGGACAAGTAAAATGGTATGCAAAGTCGTCGGGAACTACTAATGATAAAAGTAAGTTTATTCCAATTACGCACGAAGGTTTGCAAAATGTGCATTATCAAGGCGGAAAAGATGTTCTGGCTTACTATTTAAGCAACAACCCTGACAGTAAACTTTTCAGCGGAAAAGGACTTATTCTCGGTGGAAGTCATTCGCCAAATTATAATCTTTCAAATTCGCTTGTTGGCGATTTAAGTGCCATTCTTATAGAAAATATAAATCCATTAGCCAATCTTGTTCGTGTACCTTCTAAAGAAGTTGCATTGCTAAGCGATTTTGAAGTAAAGCGAGATAAAATAGCTCGCGAAGTGCTTTCGCAAAATGTAACCAATATTTCGGGTGTTCCATCGTGGATGTTGTCAGTTTTGGTACGTGTAATGGAACTGTCCGGAAAGAAACATTTGCAAGAAGTATGGCCCAATTTGGAAGTTTTCTTCCATGGAGGCATAGCGTTTACGCCTTATCGTGAACAATACGAACAGCTTATCACAAAGCAAGATATGCACTATATGGAAATATACAATGCTTCGGAGGGCTTCTTTGGAATACAAGACGATCCGAACGACAAGAGTATGTTGCTAATGTTAGATTATGGCGTGTACTACGAATTTTTACCAATGGACGAGTTTGAAAATGAAAAGCCAAATATTGTTCCATTAGAGGGGGTAGAAGTAGGGCGCAATTACGCAATGATTATCAGCACAGTTTGTGGATTGTGGCGTTACGAAATAGGCGATACAATTCAGTTTACATCTGTTCGTCCCTACAAGTTTGTTATTACAGGTCGTACAAAATATTTTATCAATGCTTTCGGCGAAGAACTTATCATGGACAATGCCGAAAAAGGAATAGAAGCTGCCTGCAAAGCTACTGGTGCGCAGATATCCGATTATACAGCAGCTCCTATTTTTATGGATTCGAATGCCAAATGTCGCCATCAATGGTTAATAGAGTTCACGAAGATGCCTGACAGCATAAGCGATTTCGAACGCATATTAGACAGCAAGTTGCAGGAAATAAATTCCGACTACGAGGCAAAACGCTTTCACGATGTAACTTTGCAACAATTGGAAGTAGTAGTAGCACGGAAAGATTTGTTTAACGATTGGTTAAAATCGAAGGGTAAACTTGGTGGTCAGCACAAAATTCCACGACTATCGAACAGTCGTAAGAATATAGACGAGATGTTGGCAATGAACATAAATCAATAA
- a CDS encoding DUF3108 domain-containing protein: protein MRRFKFYAVSVLLLFSLLASAQCSFRNTAFNSGEFLNYNLYFNWKFVWVKVGTASWYTVSSTYKGTPAYRASLTTRGNGKLDKFFVMRDTLLCYNTKDLAPLYYRKGAKEGKRYTVDEVFYSYPKGKVEIKQHRIDGDGEKHWKTSSQTECVYDMMSIFLRARSFNPTSWKKGFVVNFPLVSGKSLLPARIIYNGKKNIKADNDKKYRCLSLSYYEKEDSKWRNIANFFVTDDDNHIPVRLDMNLKFGSAKAYLTSMKGIRHKIASQVN, encoded by the coding sequence ATGAGAAGATTTAAGTTTTATGCAGTGTCTGTTTTGCTGTTGTTTTCTTTACTGGCTTCGGCACAATGTTCGTTTCGCAACACTGCTTTTAATAGTGGTGAATTTTTAAACTACAATCTTTATTTTAACTGGAAGTTTGTTTGGGTTAAAGTGGGAACAGCTTCTTGGTACACTGTTTCCTCTACTTACAAGGGAACACCAGCCTATCGTGCTTCGCTGACAACGCGAGGAAACGGAAAGCTCGACAAGTTTTTCGTAATGCGAGACACGCTGCTTTGTTACAACACAAAGGACTTGGCACCGCTTTATTATCGTAAGGGCGCAAAGGAAGGCAAGCGATATACGGTAGATGAAGTGTTCTATTCTTATCCGAAAGGTAAAGTAGAAATAAAACAACATCGTATAGATGGCGACGGAGAAAAGCATTGGAAGACCAGTTCGCAAACAGAATGCGTTTACGATATGATGAGTATATTCCTTCGGGCACGCAGCTTTAATCCTACGAGCTGGAAGAAAGGGTTTGTTGTAAACTTCCCATTGGTAAGTGGTAAAAGTCTGTTGCCGGCACGTATAATATACAATGGCAAGAAAAACATAAAGGCAGATAATGATAAAAAATATCGTTGCCTGTCGCTTTCCTATTATGAAAAGGAGGATAGCAAGTGGCGCAATATTGCCAATTTCTTTGTTACTGACGACGACAACCATATTCCTGTTCGTTTGGATATGAACTTAAAGTTTGGTTCTGCCAAAGCTTATCTTACATCGATGAAGGGAATACGCCACAAAATAGCATCGCAAGTGAATTGA
- a CDS encoding DUF5024 domain-containing protein: MKKYIITFIVCLLTTLAAKAQNSIDNLVERYSSSGGSSFTTAVKRNPQTQKVVKVVKTLETDNGEGNTFYRAFKREARTGSWTDKVANNEHTTLLVVEKPQQTRIYMLKRNNANYGQVKVTIIIQPK; the protein is encoded by the coding sequence ATGAAGAAATACATAATAACATTCATTGTCTGCTTGCTGACAACGCTTGCCGCAAAGGCGCAAAACAGCATCGACAATCTTGTGGAACGCTATTCTTCGTCGGGTGGTTCTTCCTTCACAACAGCTGTAAAACGCAATCCGCAAACCCAAAAGGTAGTGAAAGTTGTGAAGACACTCGAAACCGATAATGGCGAAGGAAATACCTTTTACCGCGCATTTAAACGCGAAGCACGTACGGGAAGCTGGACCGACAAGGTGGCAAACAACGAACATACCACCCTACTTGTGGTGGAAAAGCCCCAGCAAACTCGCATCTATATGCTGAAACGCAACAACGCCAACTACGGACAAGTAAAGGTAACGATTATCATACAGCCGAAATAA